Proteins co-encoded in one Chitinophagales bacterium genomic window:
- a CDS encoding T9SS type A sorting domain-containing protein, with protein sequence MKKITLLILLLQVTFVFSQNAPIDFEPDGFGASWTWATFEAPMGESNPTFSVVANPSVDALNGSANVAKMDISYATDAGWGSAGCESMHGSDIGTFTITEQNKIVRMMVYQEGFAAPVALKFASPTGFAFPEVVIPNSVADAWVLIEFNMSGWIGAPETPDQFIFFPSYGPRATGHVVYFDNVTFNASPPPSGEPTVSAPNPTIDASEVLSVYSESYAAENTVTNFNLNAFQGGGTISETEIAGDGNKTIKIENLSFYGAQWDAVNLSSYLYVHLDYWATTSTLFNFYLIDATAGIPGGNIAEPRYSISTSGGDETLVQGEWKSVFIPLQHFIDYPSTGFDYDLNDIFQWKFDGNGTVFIDNVYFTSNGNVSTNDIILESVGALVYPNPTQNSWTLETKNVGMSSIQVFDMAGKNVLSILPDNSNIAKIDASNLDAGLYFAQVKTPQGVFSMKLIKE encoded by the coding sequence ATGAAAAAAATTACTCTTTTAATTCTTTTACTACAAGTAACATTCGTTTTTTCACAAAATGCACCGATTGACTTTGAGCCAGATGGTTTTGGCGCATCTTGGACATGGGCAACTTTTGAAGCACCAATGGGAGAAAGCAATCCTACCTTTAGCGTGGTCGCCAATCCTTCAGTTGATGCCCTAAATGGTTCTGCCAATGTTGCCAAAATGGATATAAGTTATGCAACTGATGCAGGTTGGGGTAGTGCTGGATGTGAGTCCATGCACGGTTCTGATATAGGAACCTTTACTATTACGGAGCAAAACAAGATTGTAAGGATGATGGTTTACCAAGAGGGCTTTGCTGCACCTGTTGCGCTCAAATTTGCGTCACCAACTGGATTTGCTTTTCCTGAAGTTGTTATTCCTAATTCAGTTGCAGATGCATGGGTGTTAATTGAATTTAATATGTCTGGATGGATAGGAGCCCCTGAAACCCCAGACCAATTTATCTTTTTCCCAAGTTATGGTCCAAGAGCAACTGGGCATGTAGTATATTTTGACAATGTTACATTCAATGCCTCTCCTCCGCCTTCAGGCGAGCCTACTGTATCAGCTCCGAATCCAACAATTGATGCAAGCGAGGTACTTTCTGTTTACAGTGAGTCTTATGCAGCTGAGAATACGGTTACTAATTTCAACTTGAATGCTTTTCAGGGAGGAGGTACTATTTCAGAAACAGAGATTGCAGGCGACGGTAACAAAACAATTAAAATAGAAAACCTGTCTTTTTATGGTGCTCAATGGGATGCTGTAAACTTGAGTTCATATCTTTATGTACATTTAGACTATTGGGCAACTACTTCAACACTATTCAATTTTTATTTGATTGACGCAACCGCAGGTATTCCTGGTGGAAACATTGCAGAGCCAAGGTATTCTATTTCAACATCTGGTGGAGATGAGACTTTGGTTCAGGGAGAGTGGAAAAGTGTTTTTATCCCATTGCAGCATTTTATAGATTATCCTTCTACTGGATTTGACTATGATTTGAATGATATTTTCCAATGGAAATTTGATGGCAATGGTACGGTATTTATTGACAATGTATATTTTACTTCTAATGGCAATGTAAGCACCAATGATATTATATTGGAGTCAGTAGGGGCACTTGTTTACCCTAATCCTACACAGAATAGCTGGACATTAGAAACCAAAAATGTAGGAATGTCCTCTATTCAAGTGTTTGATATGGCAGGAAAAAATGTATTGTCTATACTTCCAGATAACAGTAATATCGCAAAAATTGACGCATCTAACTTAGATGCAGGATTGTACTTTGCTCAAGTAAAAACACCACAGGGTGTGTTCAGTATGAAACTTATTAAAGAGTAA
- a CDS encoding glycoside hydrolase family 16 protein, whose protein sequence is MPKIFNMIKINYILIYGVLISFILFAISGCTKDADTTNRNYELVWEDNFQGSSGELPDATKWTFDIGTGQNGWGNRELQYYTNAPTNVSLDGEGMLAIVARSESFGGKNYTSARIKTQEIFDQAYGRFEARAKLPRGFGLWPAFWLLGSDIETVGWPQCGEIDIMENRGQEPTLVQGTVHGPGYSGGGSITSSFVLENSRFDVDFHVFAIEWGLDFIDFYVDDNLYQRIAPEDVPGEWVYDHPFFMILNVAVGGDYVGSPNSDTKFPQTLLVDYVRVYKEVN, encoded by the coding sequence ATGCCTAAAATATTCAACATGATTAAAATAAATTATATTTTAATATATGGCGTACTTATATCCTTTATTCTTTTTGCAATTTCTGGATGTACAAAAGATGCAGACACAACAAATAGAAACTATGAGTTGGTTTGGGAAGATAATTTTCAAGGCTCTTCTGGTGAATTACCAGACGCCACAAAGTGGACTTTTGATATTGGAACAGGTCAAAACGGATGGGGTAACAGAGAATTACAGTACTATACAAATGCTCCTACCAATGTATCTTTAGATGGAGAAGGTATGCTGGCTATCGTTGCAAGAAGTGAAAGTTTTGGAGGCAAAAATTATACTTCTGCTCGAATTAAAACACAAGAAATTTTCGATCAAGCTTATGGTCGCTTTGAAGCTCGGGCGAAATTGCCTAGGGGATTTGGTCTTTGGCCCGCATTTTGGCTGTTGGGGAGTGATATTGAAACCGTAGGATGGCCTCAATGTGGCGAAATTGACATTATGGAAAATCGAGGACAGGAACCAACTTTAGTTCAAGGGACTGTACATGGACCAGGCTATTCGGGGGGGGGCTCTATTACGTCAAGTTTCGTATTAGAAAATAGTCGTTTTGATGTAGATTTCCATGTTTTCGCCATAGAGTGGGGATTAGATTTCATTGATTTTTATGTAGATGACAATCTCTATCAACGAATTGCTCCCGAAGATGTGCCAGGCGAATGGGTGTACGATCATCCTTTCTTCATGATACTAAACGTAGCAGTAGGCGGCGATTATGTAGGATCTCCAAATAGTGATACAAAATTTCCACAAACTTTGTTGGTCGACTATGTACGGGTTTACAAAGAAGTTAATTAA
- a CDS encoding glycosyl hydrolase family 17 protein produces MIRIPIVLLIAIFLIVSFSCNQRQSEDAGGDTQPQIKKEVTAKNILGNPNYQAISYGGYRQKSRDIQPTVEELKEDMKILHAMGIRVLRTYNTKLKHASNALEAIHQLKGENPDFEMYVMLGAWIDCANAWTNQAPNHDEEDAEGNAAEIQRAVDLANKYPDIVKVIAVGNEAMVKWAASYFVQPWVILKWVNHLQELKKTNKLSKDLWITSSDNFASWGGGEDQYHVPDLEALMKAVDYISLHTYPMHDTHYNPDFWGTLESEVSLSDEEKIEKAMVRAKEYAMSQYQNTVNYMKSLGIEKPVHIGETGWASFSNGHYGNKGSQATDEYKEALYHQYMREWTDSVGISCFYFEAFDEIWKDAHNSGGSENHFGLFTIDGQAKYALWDLVDKGVFEGLTRGGKSIGKTYNGDKESLMKEVKNPPVKVGVTVQ; encoded by the coding sequence ATGATTAGAATACCAATAGTTTTATTGATAGCCATATTTTTAATAGTTAGTTTTTCCTGCAATCAAAGACAATCCGAAGATGCAGGGGGAGATACCCAACCACAAATCAAAAAAGAAGTGACAGCTAAAAATATACTAGGAAATCCAAATTATCAAGCAATTTCGTATGGTGGCTATCGTCAGAAAAGTCGTGATATACAGCCTACTGTTGAAGAATTGAAGGAAGATATGAAAATCCTTCATGCAATGGGTATTAGAGTATTGAGGACTTACAATACAAAATTGAAACATGCCTCCAATGCATTGGAAGCCATTCATCAATTGAAGGGCGAAAATCCAGATTTTGAAATGTATGTTATGCTAGGGGCATGGATTGATTGTGCCAATGCGTGGACGAATCAAGCTCCTAATCACGACGAGGAAGATGCTGAAGGCAACGCTGCTGAGATTCAAAGAGCAGTAGATTTGGCGAATAAGTACCCTGACATTGTAAAGGTAATCGCCGTTGGAAATGAGGCAATGGTCAAGTGGGCGGCAAGTTATTTTGTACAGCCGTGGGTGATTTTGAAGTGGGTGAATCACCTACAAGAGTTGAAGAAAACGAACAAATTGTCAAAAGACCTTTGGATTACCAGTTCTGATAATTTTGCTTCTTGGGGAGGTGGAGAAGACCAATACCATGTCCCTGATTTAGAGGCATTGATGAAAGCCGTAGATTACATATCGCTGCATACGTATCCGATGCACGATACGCATTACAATCCCGATTTTTGGGGTACATTGGAGAGTGAGGTATCGCTATCGGATGAGGAAAAGATAGAAAAAGCGATGGTGCGTGCCAAAGAATATGCGATGTCTCAGTACCAAAATACGGTAAACTACATGAAGAGTTTAGGAATTGAAAAACCTGTTCATATTGGGGAAACAGGTTGGGCAAGTTTCTCCAATGGGCATTATGGCAATAAAGGGTCTCAGGCTACGGATGAATATAAAGAAGCATTGTATCACCAATACATGCGAGAGTGGACAGATAGTGTAGGGATTTCCTGTTTCTATTTTGAGGCTTTTGATGAAATTTGGAAGGATGCACACAATTCTGGTGGCTCAGAAAATCACTTTGGGTTGTTTACCATTGACGGACAAGCGAAATATGCTTTGTGGGATTTGGTGGATAAAGGAGTGTTTGAAGGATTAACGAGAGGAGGGAAGTCTATTGGCAAAACCTACAATGGAGACAAGGAGTCATTGATGAAAGAGGTAAAGAATCCACCTGTTAAGGTGGGTGTGACGGTGCAGTAA
- a CDS encoding glycoside hydrolase family 30 protein, with the protein MNVLKKSTILLSLIMMFSACNEKVEPLKVEVYETSASGNQLKKLSEFSKAEKTETIKLLPDEKFQTVTGFGGSFTEASASLLNKLSQENRNKILEAYFGESGAKYSLTRTHMNSCDFSLSNYSYAPVEGDKELESFSIDEDREDIIPMIKDAMAVSKDGFNIIASPWTAPPWMKDNKDWRGGKLLPEYNDTWALFFSKYIDAYKAEGIDIWGFTVENEPLGNDKNWESMHFTAEEMTNFVQNHLGPKLEADGKGDLKILGYDQNREHLKHWVDEMYKNEETSKYYDGTAIHWYASTFEVFPDELQYAHKKAPSKYLIQTEACVDSEIPKWKDDKWYWSKEATDWGWDWAPEQDKHMHPKYAPVYRYARDIIGCLNNWVDGWVDWNMVLDKQGGPNWFKNWCVAPVIVDPEKDEVYFTPIYYTMAHFSKYIRPGAKRIGFENSDDKLLITAAENPDRSIAVVVLNQGTETKNFTIALNDKTTNITIDAQAIQTIVIPK; encoded by the coding sequence ATGAATGTGTTAAAAAAATCTACAATCCTATTATCATTGATTATGATGTTCAGTGCTTGCAACGAAAAGGTAGAGCCATTGAAGGTCGAGGTCTATGAGACTTCTGCAAGTGGCAATCAATTGAAGAAGTTGTCGGAATTTTCTAAAGCAGAAAAAACCGAAACCATAAAGTTGTTACCTGATGAAAAATTCCAGACCGTCACTGGATTTGGAGGTTCTTTTACAGAAGCATCGGCTTCTCTACTCAACAAACTGAGCCAAGAAAATCGTAATAAAATATTGGAGGCTTATTTTGGAGAAAGTGGGGCGAAATACTCCTTGACCCGAACACACATGAACTCCTGCGATTTTTCTTTGAGTAATTACTCCTATGCACCAGTAGAGGGGGATAAAGAGCTGGAAAGTTTTTCGATAGACGAAGACCGTGAGGACATCATTCCAATGATTAAAGATGCTATGGCTGTTTCTAAAGATGGTTTCAACATCATTGCCTCACCTTGGACAGCTCCACCGTGGATGAAAGACAACAAGGATTGGAGAGGGGGTAAGCTTTTGCCTGAATACAATGATACTTGGGCATTGTTTTTCTCAAAGTATATTGATGCTTATAAAGCGGAGGGAATCGATATTTGGGGTTTTACGGTAGAAAATGAGCCTTTGGGAAATGACAAAAACTGGGAAAGTATGCACTTCACAGCAGAGGAGATGACGAATTTTGTTCAAAATCATTTGGGACCAAAGCTTGAAGCTGATGGAAAGGGTGATTTGAAGATTTTAGGCTATGACCAAAATCGTGAACACTTGAAGCATTGGGTAGATGAAATGTACAAGAATGAGGAAACTTCAAAATATTATGATGGTACTGCCATTCACTGGTATGCGAGTACATTTGAAGTGTTTCCCGATGAACTGCAATACGCACATAAAAAAGCTCCTTCTAAGTACCTTATTCAGACCGAAGCCTGTGTAGATTCTGAAATTCCCAAGTGGAAGGATGACAAATGGTATTGGTCAAAAGAAGCCACAGATTGGGGTTGGGATTGGGCACCAGAACAAGACAAACACATGCACCCAAAATATGCACCTGTTTACCGCTATGCTCGGGACATCATTGGCTGTCTCAACAATTGGGTAGATGGCTGGGTGGATTGGAACATGGTATTGGACAAACAGGGGGGGCCTAACTGGTTTAAAAACTGGTGTGTTGCGCCTGTGATTGTCGACCCCGAAAAAGATGAGGTTTATTTTACCCCAATATATTATACGATGGCTCATTTCAGCAAATACATCAGACCGGGAGCAAAAAGGATAGGTTTTGAGAATTCAGATGATAAGCTGCTGATAACAGCTGCTGAAAACCCCGATAGATCAATTGCAGTTGTGGTACTCAATCAAGGAACAGAAACGAAAAATTTTACGATAGCATTGAACGACAAAACTACAAACATAACGATTGATGCACAAGCTATTCAAACTATCGTAATTCCAAAATAA
- a CDS encoding MFS transporter: MTQHTTSARHKVPFVQKAAFGAGHLVLNLLPGALGIFMFFLLTAFGMDPFLAGLLGGLPRIFDAITDPIMGFISDNTKSKWGRRRPYIFIGAILSGLLFALLWQLNPENSQMYNFWYFLIFSMIFLIGNTMYATPLIGLGYEMTSDYNERTRLMASSQIVGQIAWMIVPWFWVLIANPNLFETQAIGVRQLSVIVGVICMVLGVLPAIFCRGIDASHMENRKEITFKTMFSNVKDLVASIVQVSKNKPFVKLCGATFLVFNGFQLVASFSYFIIVYYMFNGDFGATGHWPAWFSTVTAFATAFLVIPIVSWMANKWGKRNAFLISTALSIVGYILKWWGFSPGNPWLIFMPIPFMAFGLGGLFTLMMSMTADVCDLDELENGMPRKEGTFGAIYWWMVKLGQALALVLGGLVLKLVGFDQNAAVQTAETMTNLRIADIVIPATTAALAIWVMWTYTLSEERAEEIQAALVERRGEL, encoded by the coding sequence ATGACACAACACACTACAAGTGCAAGACATAAAGTCCCTTTTGTGCAAAAAGCTGCCTTTGGTGCAGGTCACCTAGTACTCAACTTATTGCCAGGGGCATTAGGAATTTTTATGTTCTTTTTGCTTACCGCTTTTGGTATGGATCCCTTTTTAGCAGGGTTATTAGGTGGTTTGCCAAGAATATTTGATGCCATCACGGATCCTATTATGGGTTTTATTTCGGATAACACAAAATCAAAATGGGGTAGGAGAAGACCTTACATTTTTATAGGAGCTATTTTGAGTGGTTTGCTATTTGCCCTGTTATGGCAACTCAATCCAGAAAATTCGCAGATGTATAACTTCTGGTATTTCCTTATTTTTTCCATGATTTTTTTAATTGGTAATACCATGTATGCTACGCCATTAATCGGTTTGGGTTACGAAATGACCTCTGACTACAATGAGCGTACTCGTTTAATGGCATCTTCGCAAATAGTAGGTCAGATTGCTTGGATGATTGTGCCGTGGTTTTGGGTACTGATTGCCAATCCAAATCTTTTTGAAACACAAGCTATTGGTGTTAGACAGCTTTCTGTTATTGTTGGTGTTATTTGTATGGTATTAGGAGTCTTGCCAGCCATATTCTGTCGAGGTATTGATGCTTCTCACATGGAAAATAGAAAAGAAATTACATTTAAAACCATGTTTTCTAATGTAAAAGACCTTGTTGCTAGCATAGTTCAAGTTTCCAAAAACAAACCTTTTGTCAAACTATGTGGAGCTACATTTTTGGTTTTTAATGGCTTTCAGTTGGTGGCTTCTTTTAGTTATTTCATCATCGTTTATTATATGTTTAACGGTGACTTTGGCGCAACTGGACACTGGCCTGCATGGTTTTCTACAGTAACTGCGTTTGCAACCGCATTTTTGGTTATTCCAATTGTTTCTTGGATGGCCAATAAATGGGGAAAACGAAATGCTTTTCTAATTTCAACGGCACTTTCTATTGTGGGTTATATTCTCAAATGGTGGGGTTTTAGCCCAGGAAATCCTTGGTTAATCTTTATGCCAATCCCATTCATGGCATTTGGTCTCGGCGGATTATTTACCTTAATGATGAGTATGACTGCTGATGTATGTGATTTGGATGAATTAGAAAATGGAATGCCTCGTAAGGAAGGAACTTTTGGAGCGATTTATTGGTGGATGGTGAAATTGGGGCAAGCATTGGCTCTTGTTTTAGGAGGTTTGGTTTTGAAATTGGTAGGATTTGACCAAAATGCTGCTGTTCAAACAGCTGAAACCATGACCAATCTTCGTATTGCGGATATTGTTATTCCCGCAACAACAGCTGCGTTGGCAATTTGGGTAATGTGGACTTATACACTATCAGAAGAAAGGGCTGAAGAAATACAAGCGGCACTTGTGGAACGTAGAGGAGAATTATAA
- a CDS encoding glycosyl hydrolase family 17 protein, producing the protein MSYRIEKQLSLRGIDYSDVTNEELTALFHQVLQDGMHGLCYSAYEEGQEPGSILSEEQIRRRMEIIAPYTKWVRTFSCIEGNELIPKVAHDYGLKTLVGAWLGKDKELNEKEIEGLIELAKNGLVDIAAVGNEVLYRNDLTHEELLNYIHQVKEALPDTQVGYVDAYYEFTVHPQITEACDVILANCYPFWESCHLDYSLLHMKQMYYQALHAANGKKVIITETGWPSHGTSLKDAHPSNENTMKYFINAQKWSKEENIDLFYFTSFDESWKVGAEGDVGAYWGLWDKKGNLKW; encoded by the coding sequence ATGTCTTATAGAATAGAAAAACAATTATCCCTAAGAGGAATTGATTATAGCGATGTAACCAATGAAGAATTAACTGCCTTGTTTCACCAAGTATTACAAGATGGAATGCATGGACTATGTTATAGTGCTTATGAAGAAGGGCAAGAGCCAGGTAGTATTTTAAGTGAAGAACAGATTAGGAGACGAATGGAAATTATTGCTCCTTATACAAAATGGGTCCGTACTTTTTCTTGTATCGAGGGTAATGAATTGATTCCGAAAGTGGCGCACGATTATGGTTTAAAAACACTAGTGGGTGCTTGGTTAGGTAAAGATAAAGAGTTAAATGAAAAAGAAATAGAGGGCTTAATTGAATTGGCTAAAAATGGTCTTGTTGACATTGCTGCGGTAGGAAATGAAGTGCTTTATCGCAATGATTTAACACATGAAGAATTACTGAATTATATTCACCAGGTTAAAGAAGCACTTCCTGATACGCAAGTAGGTTATGTAGATGCCTATTATGAATTTACGGTTCACCCTCAAATAACCGAAGCCTGTGATGTTATTTTGGCCAACTGTTATCCTTTTTGGGAAAGCTGTCACCTTGATTATTCTCTATTGCACATGAAACAAATGTACTATCAAGCCTTACATGCTGCTAATGGTAAGAAAGTTATCATTACTGAAACAGGATGGCCAAGTCATGGTACTAGTTTAAAAGATGCTCATCCCTCCAATGAAAATACCATGAAATATTTCATCAACGCACAAAAGTGGTCGAAAGAAGAAAACATTGATCTTTTTTATTTTACTTCATTTGATGAATCTTGGAAGGTAGGTGCTGAAGGTGATGTAGGTGCTTATTGGGGATTGTGGGACAAAAAAGGAAATCTTAAGTGGTGA
- a CDS encoding glycoside hydrolase family 3 N-terminal domain-containing protein, with translation MKRKITFLLMLLSSMIFMLSFMPYTSIGETPKEKADEIDQKVADLLSKMSLKDKVGEMTQLALDMISVGEPHNTKEPHQLDPAKLKKVFRDLRVGSIMNVSGHAYTREHWRDIMTNIQEIAMKEKGIPVLYGIDAIHGTNYTVDATLFPQQITLAASWNPSLAFSLGSITAYETRASCIPWTFSPVFDLGRDVRWSRLWETFGEDVFLVKKMGVSMVKGYQGDDLNNPYHVAACMKHFLGYSTPWTGKDRTPAYIPERQLKEYFVPTFQAAIDAGAATIMISSGEMNGIPVHANPKILKDLLRDEMGFEGLAVSDWEDILLLVSRHRVAKDHKEAIKMAVNAGIDMSMVPMNTEFPVLLKELVEEGEVPMERIDEAVSRILKLKFQLGLFENPFYNADKYPDFGSEKHATASFNTALECLTLLKNNDNILPLSKTGKVLVTGPTANSINALNGGWTGTWQGRNEQYNTKGKQTILEAIQAKLGKEQVTFVEGASELEAVNIQEAVEAAKKAEVAIVCLGEMPYTEKPGDRDDLYIPDAQRALVEAIVETGTPIVLVLAEGRPRLVSKFEEKVAGVLLAYLPGNEGGRAIAEVLFGDYNPNGKLPYTYPRFPHSILTYDHKGTDQIKTDFSYNAFNPQWEFGHGLSYTTFEYSDLNLSSKQLDAKGNLNVSVVVKNTGKMDGKEVVQLYITDKVATVTPSVKRLRGFEKVDLKAGESKTVEFSIRASNLAFVGIDNQWVTEEGEFEVNVGGLKGEFEY, from the coding sequence ATGAAACGAAAAATTACATTCCTTTTAATGCTATTGTCTTCAATGATTTTTATGCTCTCTTTTATGCCCTATACTTCAATAGGAGAAACTCCCAAAGAAAAAGCAGACGAAATAGACCAAAAAGTTGCTGACTTGTTGTCTAAAATGTCTTTGAAAGACAAAGTAGGAGAAATGACGCAATTGGCACTTGATATGATTTCAGTTGGAGAACCTCACAATACAAAAGAACCTCATCAGTTAGACCCAGCCAAATTGAAGAAAGTGTTTAGAGATTTGAGAGTGGGTTCTATTATGAATGTGTCAGGACATGCTTATACAAGGGAGCATTGGCGTGATATCATGACCAACATTCAAGAGATAGCCATGAAAGAAAAAGGTATTCCCGTTCTGTATGGTATTGATGCGATTCATGGAACGAATTATACAGTCGATGCCACGCTTTTTCCCCAACAAATTACCTTAGCTGCAAGTTGGAATCCAAGTTTGGCTTTTTCATTAGGATCAATAACTGCCTATGAAACAAGGGCCTCATGTATTCCTTGGACATTTTCACCTGTATTTGATTTGGGACGAGATGTTCGTTGGTCTCGTTTATGGGAAACTTTTGGAGAGGATGTATTTTTGGTGAAAAAAATGGGCGTTTCGATGGTAAAAGGGTATCAAGGTGATGACTTGAACAATCCTTATCATGTAGCTGCATGTATGAAGCATTTTTTGGGATACAGCACACCGTGGACAGGCAAAGACCGTACGCCTGCCTACATTCCCGAACGCCAATTGAAGGAGTATTTTGTACCTACTTTTCAGGCTGCCATAGATGCAGGTGCCGCAACGATTATGATCAGTTCTGGCGAAATGAATGGTATTCCCGTTCATGCCAACCCTAAGATTCTGAAAGATTTACTTCGAGATGAAATGGGTTTTGAAGGATTGGCAGTATCGGATTGGGAGGATATTTTGTTGTTGGTCAGTCGTCATCGAGTTGCCAAAGACCACAAAGAAGCCATAAAAATGGCGGTTAATGCAGGTATTGATATGAGCATGGTGCCAATGAATACAGAGTTTCCTGTTTTATTGAAGGAATTAGTTGAAGAAGGAGAAGTACCGATGGAGCGCATTGACGAGGCGGTAAGTCGCATTTTGAAGCTAAAATTTCAATTGGGTTTGTTTGAAAATCCTTTTTACAATGCGGATAAATATCCCGATTTTGGATCCGAAAAACATGCTACTGCCAGCTTCAATACAGCGTTGGAATGTTTGACATTGCTGAAAAACAACGACAATATTTTACCTCTATCCAAAACTGGAAAGGTGTTGGTGACAGGGCCTACTGCCAATTCTATTAATGCCTTAAATGGCGGATGGACAGGTACTTGGCAAGGAAGAAATGAGCAATACAACACCAAAGGCAAACAGACTATATTGGAAGCAATACAGGCCAAATTAGGCAAAGAACAAGTAACCTTTGTGGAAGGTGCAAGCGAATTGGAGGCGGTAAATATTCAGGAAGCGGTAGAGGCTGCAAAAAAAGCTGAAGTGGCGATTGTTTGTTTAGGAGAAATGCCTTATACCGAAAAACCTGGGGATAGGGACGATTTGTACATACCTGATGCACAACGGGCATTGGTGGAAGCGATTGTCGAAACGGGTACTCCGATTGTATTGGTATTGGCGGAAGGTCGTCCACGGTTGGTGAGCAAATTTGAAGAAAAAGTAGCAGGAGTGTTGTTGGCATATCTTCCTGGCAATGAAGGGGGGCGAGCGATTGCGGAAGTGCTATTTGGTGACTACAATCCCAATGGTAAATTACCTTACACTTATCCAAGGTTTCCTCATTCTATTTTGACCTACGACCACAAAGGTACAGACCAAATCAAAACCGATTTCAGCTATAATGCCTTCAATCCACAATGGGAATTTGGGCATGGATTGAGCTACACAACTTTTGAATACAGTGATTTGAATTTGAGTAGCAAGCAATTGGATGCAAAGGGAAATTTGAATGTTTCAGTAGTAGTGAAAAACACAGGTAAAATGGATGGTAAAGAGGTAGTGCAACTCTACATTACCGACAAAGTGGCAACAGTTACTCCTTCGGTGAAAAGATTGCGGGGTTTTGAAAAGGTGGACTTGAAGGCAGGTGAAAGCAAAACAGTGGAATTTTCGATTCGTGCTTCAAATTTAGCATTTGTAGGGATTGATAATCAATGGGTGACGGAAGAAGGGGAGTTTGAGGTGAATGTTGGGGGATTGAAGGGAGAGTTTGAGTATTAG
- a CDS encoding toll/interleukin-1 receptor domain-containing protein has protein sequence MKKNEKTYAFDVFLSFANEDRDFARQLYEHLKQAGLKVWGSFEQLRDRQTSLMWEINKGVVNSQFAVALVSEPYLTKKWTITEASAFFALAELDKPKIIPIWHQITYEEILKIFPLVFADKFAAIESKNRDMTQIANHVLKMVQNMQNLLPNTEATKHLFNKIWYAPKEYGFFAYRNSFVGELRLSERGIAYGGDKKEWFQKKTQNIYIQADTIEEIEHTNMSGDVAKNWVKVTYNRGQTAWFQDKSDYLASAHGIGNLFGGSQNLYGVLRLLYSQSPSI, from the coding sequence ATGAAAAAAAACGAAAAAACATATGCATTTGATGTTTTTCTCTCTTTTGCAAATGAAGACAGAGATTTTGCTCGGCAATTGTATGAGCATTTGAAACAGGCAGGGTTGAAAGTTTGGGGTTCTTTTGAGCAACTTCGAGATAGACAGACTTCTTTAATGTGGGAAATCAACAAAGGAGTTGTCAATAGTCAGTTTGCAGTGGCATTGGTAAGCGAACCTTATTTGACCAAAAAATGGACAATAACAGAAGCATCTGCTTTTTTTGCATTGGCAGAATTGGATAAGCCTAAAATTATACCTATTTGGCATCAAATTACTTATGAAGAAATATTGAAAATTTTCCCTCTCGTTTTTGCCGATAAGTTTGCTGCAATCGAGTCAAAAAATAGGGATATGACCCAAATTGCGAATCATGTTTTAAAGATGGTTCAGAATATGCAAAACCTTCTCCCAAATACCGAGGCAACCAAACATCTTTTCAACAAAATTTGGTATGCACCAAAAGAATATGGATTTTTTGCTTACCGAAATTCTTTTGTTGGAGAATTGCGATTGAGCGAAAGAGGTATTGCTTATGGTGGAGATAAAAAAGAATGGTTTCAAAAAAAGACCCAAAATATATATATTCAGGCAGATACGATTGAAGAAATTGAACACACTAATATGTCAGGTGATGTAGCTAAAAATTGGGTAAAAGTCACCTACAATCGAGGGCAAACGGCTTGGTTTCAAGACAAAAGCGATTATTTAGCTTCTGCACATGGCATAGGAAATTTGTTTGGAGGTAGTCAAAATCTCTATGGAGTGCTTCGATTATTGTATTCCCAATCTCCTTCAATTTGA